A section of the Telopea speciosissima isolate NSW1024214 ecotype Mountain lineage chromosome 3, Tspe_v1, whole genome shotgun sequence genome encodes:
- the LOC122655828 gene encoding cytochrome P450 71A1-like: MDLQTLQLQWVRSLLGIILHPWLFFLLLFFPLFFIFKFSRVSAKKTNLPPSPPKLPFLGNFHQLGSLPHHSFRSFSEKYGPLMLFQLGHVPTLVVSSSEIAKEVTATQDVVFANRPFLPLFKEIYFGGTDLAFSPFGDYWKQMRKICVHDLLSLTRVQSYKYIREEVVSIMLKKIFCACEEGTTINITDLLLAVSNNLICRVTLGRNFQGGENEKNNKLWRLTREVSALFGEFSVKDFFPLLGWMDTLNGFNGRLKRISKEMGVFLDQVVEDHLTKTSDSSLDTQKDFVDLLLRAQKDPTLSIPLTRADIKAIIVDMIVGGTDTTASTMEWAMAELVRNPNVMEKAQKEVRTAVGKKSKVAEDDISQLDYLNFIVKETLRLHPAAPLLVPRESSKATYIKGYYIPPKTRVFINAWAIQRDPKQWDDPEKFIPERFINSPVDFQGQHFQFLPFGAGRRGCPGMPFAVASFKFVLANLLYWFDWKLPGNAKVEEMDMVEANGTALYKKTPIDLLPKSYF; the protein is encoded by the exons ATGGATCTGCAAACTCTGCAACTGCAATGGGTTAGATCACTGCTAGGAATCATTTTGCATCCTTggttattctttcttcttctcttcttccctcttttctttatttttaagtttAGTAGAGTTTCTGCAAAGAAAACAAATCTGCCACCATCTCCACCCAAGCTTCCATTTCTTGGAAACTTTCACCAGTTAGGGTCACTCCCCCATCACTCTTTTAGATCTTTCTCTGAAAAATATGGACCCCTCATGCTCTTTCAACTGGGCCATGTCCCAACTCTTGTTGTTTCCTCCTCTGAGATAGCTAAAGAGGTCACAGCAACCCAAGATGTGGTGTTTGCAAATAGGCCTTTTCTACCTCTCTTTAAGGAGATTTACTTTGGAGGCACTGACTTGGCCTTTTCACCCTTTGGTGACTACTGGAAGCAGATGAGAAAAATTTGTGTTCATGATCTTTTAAGTCTCACAAGGGTTCAATCATACAAGTACATAAGAGAAGAAGTGGTCTCCATTATGTTGAAGAAAATATTTTGTGCATGTGAAGAGGGAACTACTATTAATATAACAGATCTACTACTTGCTGTGTCCAACAACTTGATTTGCAGGGTTACTTTGGGTAGGAATTTCCAAGGAGGAGAAAATGAGAAGAACAACAAGCTTTGGCGTTTGACAAGGGAGGTTTCTGCCTTATTTGGTGAGTTTAGTGTGAAAGATTTCTTTCCATTATTGGGATGGATGGATACATTGAATGGGTTCAATGGGCGGTTGAAGAGGATTTCCAAAGAGATGGGTGTGTTTCTTGATCAAGTTGTTGAAGACCATCTCACTAAGACAAGTGATAGTAGTCTTGATACTCAAAAAGATTTCGTGGATCTCTTGCTCCGTGCCCAGAAGGACCCAACGCTTAGCATTCCCCTCACTCGAGCTGATATTAAAGCAATTATTGTG GACATGATAGTTGGTGGAACTGATACAACTGCTTCCACAATGGAATGGGCAATGGCAGAGCTAGTGAGGAACCCTAATGTGATGGAAAAAGCTCAGAAAGAGGTAAGAACAGCTGTGGGGAAGAAATCCAAGGTTGCTGAAGATGATATCTCTCAGCTAGACTACTTAAACTTTATTGTTAAAGAGACTCTGAGATTACACCCAGCTGCCCCCCTATTGGTTCCTAGGGAATCTAGTAAAGCTACCTACATCAAAGGTTACTATATACCTCCTAAAACAAGAGTTTTTATCAATGCATGGGCAATTCAAAGGGACCCCAAACAATGGGATGATCCAGAGAAGTTTATTCCAGAGAGATTTATTAACAGCCCAGTTGATTTTCAAGGCCAACACTTTCAATTCCTTCCTTTTGGTGCTGGGCGAAGGGGTTGCCCAGGGATGCCTTTTGCAGTGGCATCTTTTAAGTTTGTTCTTGCAAACCTCCTTTACTGGTTTGATTGGAAGTTACCTGGGAATGCAAAAGTGGAGGAAATGGACATGGTTGAAGCTAATGGGACAGCATTATACAAGAAAACTCCTATTGATCTTCTCCCAAAATCTTATTTCTGA
- the LOC122656756 gene encoding probable calcium-binding protein CML46, translating to MAKVVSSALALARFVGFLIFQRILIWVFRIQRFYSSSLSLLQSKHGFVLEQSKGSKVWSEMTKQNLEQRDDGKLCRGEVEKMMENLGIFVSKDDEKLQERLGLEELSALFEEEPSIEEVKEAFDVFDENKDGFIDASELQRVICSLGFGVGSEVEDCRRMIKTFDMNGDEKIDFGEFVKFMENSF from the coding sequence ATGGCGAAGGTCGTTTCCTCTGCTTTAGCATTAGCTAGATTTGTTGGGTTCTTAATATTTCAGAGAATTCTCATCTGGGTTTTTAGAATTCAGAGGTTCTACTcaagttctctttctcttctccaatcCAAACATGGGTTTGTATTGGAACAATCGAAGGGTTCAAAGGTTTGGTCTGAGATGACAAAGCAGAATCTTGAACAGAGAGATGATGGGAAACTTTGCAGGGGAGAGGTGGAGAAGATGATGGagaatttggggatttttgttaGCAAAGATGATGAAAAGCTTCAGGAGAGATTGGGCTTGGAAGAGCTTTCAGCTCTGTTTGAGGAGGAGCCCAGCATAGAGGAGGTGAAGGAAGCTTTTGATGTGTTTGATGAGAACAAAGATGGGTTCATAGATGCAAGCGAGTTGCAGAGAGTAATCTGtagtttgggttttggggtgggTTCAGAGGTGGAGGATTGCAGAAGGATGATTAAAACCTTCGACATGAATGGAGATGAGAAGATAGATTTTGGAGAATTTGTGAAATTTATGGAAAATAGTTTCTAA